The following proteins are encoded in a genomic region of Enterocloster clostridioformis:
- a CDS encoding cob(I)yrinic acid a,c-diamide adenosyltransferase yields MNETGLVQIYCGDGKGKTTAAIGAAVRAAGRGYRVLVARLLKTDDSGEVTGLSHVPNITVLPCGRNFGFSWNMTQVRRKAAALYYDHCLMNAWNMALGADGGEPYDMLVLDEAIGACNLGFVDEAGLVKALKEKPAALEVILTGRCPSEALRDQADYITEMVMRRHPYERGVGAREGIEY; encoded by the coding sequence ATGAATGAAACAGGGCTTGTCCAGATATACTGCGGTGATGGAAAGGGAAAGACCACAGCAGCCATAGGCGCGGCTGTACGGGCCGCCGGGCGGGGATACCGGGTGCTGGTGGCCAGGCTTCTAAAGACAGATGATTCAGGGGAGGTAACAGGGCTCTCCCATGTTCCCAACATTACAGTGCTGCCCTGCGGCCGGAATTTCGGATTTTCCTGGAACATGACCCAGGTCCGGCGGAAGGCCGCTGCCCTGTATTATGACCACTGTCTTATGAATGCCTGGAACATGGCCCTGGGAGCGGACGGGGGAGAACCCTATGACATGCTGGTGCTGGATGAAGCCATCGGCGCCTGTAACCTTGGGTTTGTGGATGAGGCCGGCCTGGTAAAGGCCCTTAAGGAAAAACCGGCTGCCCTGGAGGTCATTCTTACAGGACGCTGTCCCTCAGAGGCCCTGCGGGATCAGGCGGACTATATTACGGAAATGGTTATGAGACGCCATCCCTATGAACGCGGAGTCGGGGCAAGGGAAGGAATCGAATACTAG